A window of Tursiops truncatus isolate mTurTru1 chromosome 8, mTurTru1.mat.Y, whole genome shotgun sequence contains these coding sequences:
- the RNH1 gene encoding ribonuclease inhibitor isoform X5, whose product MPASHVPQLCGPWQSLPGSPLPFLLLEADVDKGNTSPPTMKLDIQCEQLSDARWTELLPLIQQYEVVRLDDCGLTEVRCKDIGSALRANPSLTELSLRTNELGDSGVHLVLQGLQSPTCKIQKLNLQNCCLTEAGCRVLPGVLRSLSTLRELNLSDNPLGDAGLQLLCEGLLDPQCHLEKLQLEYCNLTAAACEPLAAVLRATRDLKELMVSNNDLGEAGIRELCRGLADSACQLEALKLENCGLTPANCKDLCGIVASQASLNELDLGSNPLGDAGIAELCPGLLSPGSQLKTLWLWECDITTSGCRDLCRILQAKETLKELSLAGNSLGDESARLLCDSLLQPGCQLESLWVKSCSLTAACCHHFGSMLTQNKRLLELQLSNNQLGDSGVQALCQALCQPGATLRVLWLGDCDVTDGACGGLASLLLTNRSLRELDLSNNGLGDPGVLQLLGSLEQPGCALEQLVLYDIYWTEVVEERLRALEGSKPGLRIIF is encoded by the exons GTCCGTGGCAGTCTTTGCCCGGGAGCCCTCTCCCATTTCTGCTTCTGGAGGCTGACGTGGATAAAG GCAACACCTCGCCTCCCACCATGAAGCTCGACATCCAGTGTGAGCAGCTGAGTGACGCCCGGTGGACAGAGCTCCTGCCTCTGATCCAGCAGTACGAGGTGGTCAG GCTGGACGACTGTGGCCTCACGGAGGTGCGGTGCAAGGACATCGGTTCCGCGCTCCGGGCCAACCCCTCCCTGACGGAGCTCAGCCTCCGCACCAATGAGCTGGGCGACAGCGGCGTGCACCTGGTGCTCCAGGGCCTGCAGAGCCCCACCTGCAAGATCCAGAAGCTCAA cctccagaactgctgCCTGACGGAGGCCGGCTGCAGGGTCCTGCCCGGCGTGCTGCGCTCCCTGTCCACCCTGCGGGAGCTGAACCTCAGCGACAACCCGCTGGGTGACGCTGGCCTGCAGCTGCTCTGCGAGGGGCTCCTGGACCCGCAGTGCCACctggagaagctgca GCTGGAGTACTGCAACCTGACGGCCGCGGCCTGTGAGCCCCTGGCCGCGGTGCTCAGGGCCACACGGGACCTGAAGGAGCTCATGGTGAGCAATAATGACCTGGGCGAGGCTGGCATCCGGGAGCTGTGCCGGGGCCTGGCGGACTCCGCCTGCCAGTTGGAGGCACTCAA GCTGGAGAACTGCGGCCTCACGCCGGCCAACTGTAAGGACCTGTGTGGGATCGTGGCCTCCCAGGCCTCGCTGAACGAGCTGGACCTGGGCAGCAACCCGCTGGGCGATGCAGGCATCGCGGAGCTGTGCCCTGGGCTGCTGAGCCCCGGCTCCCAGCTCAAGACCCTCTG GCTCTGGGAGTGTGACATCACCACCAGTGGCTGCAGAGACCTCTGCCGCATCCTCCAGGCCAAGGAGACCCTGAAGGAGCTGAGTCTGGCGGGCAACAGTCTGGGTGACGAGAGCGCCCGGCTGCTGTGCGACAGCCTGCTGCAGCCGGGCTGCCAGCTGGAGTCCCTGTG GGTGAAGTCCTGCAGCCTCACGGCCGCCTGCTGCCACCACTTCGGCTCGATGCTGACCCAGAACAAGCGTCTCCTGGAGCTGCAGCTGAGCAACAACCAGCTGGGCGACTCGGGCGTCCAagccctgtgccaggccctgtgccagcccGGCGCCACACTGAGGGTGCTCTG GCTGGGGGACTGTGACGTGACAGACGGCGCCTGTGGAGGCCTGGCCTCGCTCCTGCTGACCAATCGCAGCCTGCGCGAGCTGGACCTGAGCAACAACGGCCTGGGTGACCCCGGCGTCCTGCAGCTGCTGGGCAGCCTGGAGCAGCCCGGCTGCGCCCTGGAGCAGCTGGT cctgtACGACATCTACTGGACGGAGGTGGTGGAGGAGCGCCTGCGGGCCCTGGAGGGGAGCAAGCCCGGCCTGCGGATCATCTTCTGA
- the RNH1 gene encoding ribonuclease inhibitor isoform X4, translating into MRSLGRAWRAAAAAGCSARTPARPCLPPPPAPRRGNTSPPTMKLDIQCEQLSDARWTELLPLIQQYEVVRLDDCGLTEVRCKDIGSALRANPSLTELSLRTNELGDSGVHLVLQGLQSPTCKIQKLNLQNCCLTEAGCRVLPGVLRSLSTLRELNLSDNPLGDAGLQLLCEGLLDPQCHLEKLQLEYCNLTAAACEPLAAVLRATRDLKELMVSNNDLGEAGIRELCRGLADSACQLEALKLENCGLTPANCKDLCGIVASQASLNELDLGSNPLGDAGIAELCPGLLSPGSQLKTLWLWECDITTSGCRDLCRILQAKETLKELSLAGNSLGDESARLLCDSLLQPGCQLESLWVKSCSLTAACCHHFGSMLTQNKRLLELQLSNNQLGDSGVQALCQALCQPGATLRVLWLGDCDVTDGACGGLASLLLTNRSLRELDLSNNGLGDPGVLQLLGSLEQPGCALEQLVLYDIYWTEVVEERLRALEGSKPGLRIIF; encoded by the exons GCAACACCTCGCCTCCCACCATGAAGCTCGACATCCAGTGTGAGCAGCTGAGTGACGCCCGGTGGACAGAGCTCCTGCCTCTGATCCAGCAGTACGAGGTGGTCAG GCTGGACGACTGTGGCCTCACGGAGGTGCGGTGCAAGGACATCGGTTCCGCGCTCCGGGCCAACCCCTCCCTGACGGAGCTCAGCCTCCGCACCAATGAGCTGGGCGACAGCGGCGTGCACCTGGTGCTCCAGGGCCTGCAGAGCCCCACCTGCAAGATCCAGAAGCTCAA cctccagaactgctgCCTGACGGAGGCCGGCTGCAGGGTCCTGCCCGGCGTGCTGCGCTCCCTGTCCACCCTGCGGGAGCTGAACCTCAGCGACAACCCGCTGGGTGACGCTGGCCTGCAGCTGCTCTGCGAGGGGCTCCTGGACCCGCAGTGCCACctggagaagctgca GCTGGAGTACTGCAACCTGACGGCCGCGGCCTGTGAGCCCCTGGCCGCGGTGCTCAGGGCCACACGGGACCTGAAGGAGCTCATGGTGAGCAATAATGACCTGGGCGAGGCTGGCATCCGGGAGCTGTGCCGGGGCCTGGCGGACTCCGCCTGCCAGTTGGAGGCACTCAA GCTGGAGAACTGCGGCCTCACGCCGGCCAACTGTAAGGACCTGTGTGGGATCGTGGCCTCCCAGGCCTCGCTGAACGAGCTGGACCTGGGCAGCAACCCGCTGGGCGATGCAGGCATCGCGGAGCTGTGCCCTGGGCTGCTGAGCCCCGGCTCCCAGCTCAAGACCCTCTG GCTCTGGGAGTGTGACATCACCACCAGTGGCTGCAGAGACCTCTGCCGCATCCTCCAGGCCAAGGAGACCCTGAAGGAGCTGAGTCTGGCGGGCAACAGTCTGGGTGACGAGAGCGCCCGGCTGCTGTGCGACAGCCTGCTGCAGCCGGGCTGCCAGCTGGAGTCCCTGTG GGTGAAGTCCTGCAGCCTCACGGCCGCCTGCTGCCACCACTTCGGCTCGATGCTGACCCAGAACAAGCGTCTCCTGGAGCTGCAGCTGAGCAACAACCAGCTGGGCGACTCGGGCGTCCAagccctgtgccaggccctgtgccagcccGGCGCCACACTGAGGGTGCTCTG GCTGGGGGACTGTGACGTGACAGACGGCGCCTGTGGAGGCCTGGCCTCGCTCCTGCTGACCAATCGCAGCCTGCGCGAGCTGGACCTGAGCAACAACGGCCTGGGTGACCCCGGCGTCCTGCAGCTGCTGGGCAGCCTGGAGCAGCCCGGCTGCGCCCTGGAGCAGCTGGT cctgtACGACATCTACTGGACGGAGGTGGTGGAGGAGCGCCTGCGGGCCCTGGAGGGGAGCAAGCCCGGCCTGCGGATCATCTTCTGA
- the RNH1 gene encoding ribonuclease inhibitor isoform X3 has translation MRSLGRAWRAAAAAGCSARTPARPCLPPPPAPRRATSPSSAVRGSLCPGALSHFCFWRLTWIKVLKKGNKAGGNTSPPTMKLDIQCEQLSDARWTELLPLIQQYEVVRLDDCGLTEVRCKDIGSALRANPSLTELSLRTNELGDSGVHLVLQGLQSPTCKIQKLNLQNCCLTEAGCRVLPGVLRSLSTLRELNLSDNPLGDAGLQLLCEGLLDPQCHLEKLQLEYCNLTAAACEPLAAVLRATRDLKELMVSNNDLGEAGIRELCRGLADSACQLEALKLENCGLTPANCKDLCGIVASQASLNELDLGSNPLGDAGIAELCPGLLSPGSQLKTLWLWECDITTSGCRDLCRILQAKETLKELSLAGNSLGDESARLLCDSLLQPGCQLESLWVKSCSLTAACCHHFGSMLTQNKRLLELQLSNNQLGDSGVQALCQALCQPGATLRVLWLGDCDVTDGACGGLASLLLTNRSLRELDLSNNGLGDPGVLQLLGSLEQPGCALEQLVLYDIYWTEVVEERLRALEGSKPGLRIIF, from the exons GTCCGTGGCAGTCTTTGCCCGGGAGCCCTCTCCCATTTCTGCTTCTGGAGGCTGACGTGGATAAAGGTGCTGAAGAAGGGAAACAAAGCAGGCG GCAACACCTCGCCTCCCACCATGAAGCTCGACATCCAGTGTGAGCAGCTGAGTGACGCCCGGTGGACAGAGCTCCTGCCTCTGATCCAGCAGTACGAGGTGGTCAG GCTGGACGACTGTGGCCTCACGGAGGTGCGGTGCAAGGACATCGGTTCCGCGCTCCGGGCCAACCCCTCCCTGACGGAGCTCAGCCTCCGCACCAATGAGCTGGGCGACAGCGGCGTGCACCTGGTGCTCCAGGGCCTGCAGAGCCCCACCTGCAAGATCCAGAAGCTCAA cctccagaactgctgCCTGACGGAGGCCGGCTGCAGGGTCCTGCCCGGCGTGCTGCGCTCCCTGTCCACCCTGCGGGAGCTGAACCTCAGCGACAACCCGCTGGGTGACGCTGGCCTGCAGCTGCTCTGCGAGGGGCTCCTGGACCCGCAGTGCCACctggagaagctgca GCTGGAGTACTGCAACCTGACGGCCGCGGCCTGTGAGCCCCTGGCCGCGGTGCTCAGGGCCACACGGGACCTGAAGGAGCTCATGGTGAGCAATAATGACCTGGGCGAGGCTGGCATCCGGGAGCTGTGCCGGGGCCTGGCGGACTCCGCCTGCCAGTTGGAGGCACTCAA GCTGGAGAACTGCGGCCTCACGCCGGCCAACTGTAAGGACCTGTGTGGGATCGTGGCCTCCCAGGCCTCGCTGAACGAGCTGGACCTGGGCAGCAACCCGCTGGGCGATGCAGGCATCGCGGAGCTGTGCCCTGGGCTGCTGAGCCCCGGCTCCCAGCTCAAGACCCTCTG GCTCTGGGAGTGTGACATCACCACCAGTGGCTGCAGAGACCTCTGCCGCATCCTCCAGGCCAAGGAGACCCTGAAGGAGCTGAGTCTGGCGGGCAACAGTCTGGGTGACGAGAGCGCCCGGCTGCTGTGCGACAGCCTGCTGCAGCCGGGCTGCCAGCTGGAGTCCCTGTG GGTGAAGTCCTGCAGCCTCACGGCCGCCTGCTGCCACCACTTCGGCTCGATGCTGACCCAGAACAAGCGTCTCCTGGAGCTGCAGCTGAGCAACAACCAGCTGGGCGACTCGGGCGTCCAagccctgtgccaggccctgtgccagcccGGCGCCACACTGAGGGTGCTCTG GCTGGGGGACTGTGACGTGACAGACGGCGCCTGTGGAGGCCTGGCCTCGCTCCTGCTGACCAATCGCAGCCTGCGCGAGCTGGACCTGAGCAACAACGGCCTGGGTGACCCCGGCGTCCTGCAGCTGCTGGGCAGCCTGGAGCAGCCCGGCTGCGCCCTGGAGCAGCTGGT cctgtACGACATCTACTGGACGGAGGTGGTGGAGGAGCGCCTGCGGGCCCTGGAGGGGAGCAAGCCCGGCCTGCGGATCATCTTCTGA
- the PTDSS2 gene encoding phosphatidylserine synthase 2 isoform X2 — MIRDWWMCTIVSVMFEFLEYSLEHQLPNFSECWWDHWIMDVLVCNGLGIYCGMKTLEWLSLKTYKWQGLWNIPTYKGKMKRIVFQFTPYSWVRFEWKPASSLRRWLAVCGIILVFLLAELNTFYLKFVLWMPPEHYLVLLRLVFFVNVGGVAMREIYDFMDDPKLHKKLGQQAWLVAAITVTELLIVVKYDPHTLTLSLPFYIAQCWTLGSVLALTWTVWRFFLRDITLRYKETRRQKQQGRDDQGRADGSVDGRPPGPDDPSGPEEAEREGVPAPH, encoded by the exons ATGATCCGTGACTGGTGGATGTGCACGATCGTGAGCGTGATGTTTGAGTTCCTGGAGTACAGCCTGGAGCATCAGCTGCCCAACTTCAGCGAGTGCTGGTGGGACCAC TGGATCATGGACGTGCTCGTCTGCAACGGGCTGGGCATCTACTGCGGCATGAAGACGCTCGAGTGGCTGTCCCTAAAGACGTACAAGTGGCAGGGCCTCTGGAACATTCCGACCTACAA GGGCAAAATGAAGAGGATCGTCTTCCAGTTCACGCCCTACAGCTGGGTCCGCTTCGAGTGGAAGCCAGCCTCCAGCCTGCGCCGCTGGCTGGCCGTGTGCGGCATCATCCTGGTG ttTCTCTTGGCAGAGCTGAACACCTTCTACCTGAAGTTTGTGCTGTGGATGCCCCCCGAGCACTACCTGGTCCTCCTGCGGCTAGTCTTCTTTGTCAACGTGGGCGGCGTGGCCATGCGGGAGATCTACGACTTCATGGACGACCC GAAGCTCCACAAGAAGCTGGGCCAGCAGGCCTGGCTGGTGGCGGCCATCACCGTCACGGAGCTGCTCATCGTGGTGAAGTACGACCCGCACACGCTCACGCTGTCCCTGCCCTTCTACATCGCCCAGTGCTGGACGCTCGGCTCCGTGCTCGCCCTCACCTGGACCGTCTGGCGCTTCTTCCTGCG GGACATCACCCTGAGGTACAAGGAGACACGGCGGCAGAAGCAGCAGGGCAGGGACGACCAGGGCAGGGCGGACGGCAGCGTGGACGGGCGCCCACCAGGGCCCGACGACCCCTCGGGGCCCGAGGAGGCCGAGAGGGAGGGGGTGCCAGCACCGCACTGA
- the RNH1 gene encoding ribonuclease inhibitor isoform X6, with the protein MKLDIQCEQLSDARWTELLPLIQQYEVVRLDDCGLTEVRCKDIGSALRANPSLTELSLRTNELGDSGVHLVLQGLQSPTCKIQKLNLQNCCLTEAGCRVLPGVLRSLSTLRELNLSDNPLGDAGLQLLCEGLLDPQCHLEKLQLEYCNLTAAACEPLAAVLRATRDLKELMVSNNDLGEAGIRELCRGLADSACQLEALKLENCGLTPANCKDLCGIVASQASLNELDLGSNPLGDAGIAELCPGLLSPGSQLKTLWLWECDITTSGCRDLCRILQAKETLKELSLAGNSLGDESARLLCDSLLQPGCQLESLWVKSCSLTAACCHHFGSMLTQNKRLLELQLSNNQLGDSGVQALCQALCQPGATLRVLWLGDCDVTDGACGGLASLLLTNRSLRELDLSNNGLGDPGVLQLLGSLEQPGCALEQLVLYDIYWTEVVEERLRALEGSKPGLRIIF; encoded by the exons ATGAAGCTCGACATCCAGTGTGAGCAGCTGAGTGACGCCCGGTGGACAGAGCTCCTGCCTCTGATCCAGCAGTACGAGGTGGTCAG GCTGGACGACTGTGGCCTCACGGAGGTGCGGTGCAAGGACATCGGTTCCGCGCTCCGGGCCAACCCCTCCCTGACGGAGCTCAGCCTCCGCACCAATGAGCTGGGCGACAGCGGCGTGCACCTGGTGCTCCAGGGCCTGCAGAGCCCCACCTGCAAGATCCAGAAGCTCAA cctccagaactgctgCCTGACGGAGGCCGGCTGCAGGGTCCTGCCCGGCGTGCTGCGCTCCCTGTCCACCCTGCGGGAGCTGAACCTCAGCGACAACCCGCTGGGTGACGCTGGCCTGCAGCTGCTCTGCGAGGGGCTCCTGGACCCGCAGTGCCACctggagaagctgca GCTGGAGTACTGCAACCTGACGGCCGCGGCCTGTGAGCCCCTGGCCGCGGTGCTCAGGGCCACACGGGACCTGAAGGAGCTCATGGTGAGCAATAATGACCTGGGCGAGGCTGGCATCCGGGAGCTGTGCCGGGGCCTGGCGGACTCCGCCTGCCAGTTGGAGGCACTCAA GCTGGAGAACTGCGGCCTCACGCCGGCCAACTGTAAGGACCTGTGTGGGATCGTGGCCTCCCAGGCCTCGCTGAACGAGCTGGACCTGGGCAGCAACCCGCTGGGCGATGCAGGCATCGCGGAGCTGTGCCCTGGGCTGCTGAGCCCCGGCTCCCAGCTCAAGACCCTCTG GCTCTGGGAGTGTGACATCACCACCAGTGGCTGCAGAGACCTCTGCCGCATCCTCCAGGCCAAGGAGACCCTGAAGGAGCTGAGTCTGGCGGGCAACAGTCTGGGTGACGAGAGCGCCCGGCTGCTGTGCGACAGCCTGCTGCAGCCGGGCTGCCAGCTGGAGTCCCTGTG GGTGAAGTCCTGCAGCCTCACGGCCGCCTGCTGCCACCACTTCGGCTCGATGCTGACCCAGAACAAGCGTCTCCTGGAGCTGCAGCTGAGCAACAACCAGCTGGGCGACTCGGGCGTCCAagccctgtgccaggccctgtgccagcccGGCGCCACACTGAGGGTGCTCTG GCTGGGGGACTGTGACGTGACAGACGGCGCCTGTGGAGGCCTGGCCTCGCTCCTGCTGACCAATCGCAGCCTGCGCGAGCTGGACCTGAGCAACAACGGCCTGGGTGACCCCGGCGTCCTGCAGCTGCTGGGCAGCCTGGAGCAGCCCGGCTGCGCCCTGGAGCAGCTGGT cctgtACGACATCTACTGGACGGAGGTGGTGGAGGAGCGCCTGCGGGCCCTGGAGGGGAGCAAGCCCGGCCTGCGGATCATCTTCTGA